The following nucleotide sequence is from Candidatus Chlamydia corallus.
TTTAAATGGTCTTCCAGGTCCTTTATCTGCGACTTTTGCTGGTTCAGGTGCTTATGATAAAGACCATAGAAAAAAACTGCTTGATCACATGGCCTCTTTGGAAAGCATCATAGACCGTTCTGCTTACTTCGAATGTTGTGTTGTCTTAGTTTCTCCTGATCAAGAGATCTTTAAAGCTCATGGGATATGCGAGGGATACATTAGTCATCAAGAAAAAGGTTCTTCAGGGTTTGGCTACGACCCCATATTTGTAAAACATGATTACAAACAAACATTTGCCGAGCTTACTGAAGAGGTAAAAAATCAAGTTTCTCACAGAGCAAAGGCATTGCAAAAATTAGCCCCTCACGTGCAAAACTTATTTGAAAAGCACTTACTCTCCAGGAATTAATGTTCGCAAAGATTGTTCCAAGCAACCACGAATTTCTCGCATTTCTGCTAAGAGCGCCTCTGCTCGTAAAAAATCCGCTTCCAAATTCGCA
It contains:
- the rdgB gene encoding RdgB/HAM1 family non-canonical purine NTP pyrophosphatase encodes the protein MVIASSHGYKIRETKTFLKLLGNFDIFSLCDFPDYKLPQEEKDSTTANALAKGIHAANHLGSWVIADDTMLRVPALNGLPGPLSATFAGSGAYDKDHRKKLLDHMASLESIIDRSAYFECCVVLVSPDQEIFKAHGICEGYISHQEKGSSGFGYDPIFVKHDYKQTFAELTEEVKNQVSHRAKALQKLAPHVQNLFEKHLLSRN